One window from the genome of Ictidomys tridecemlineatus isolate mIctTri1 chromosome 12, mIctTri1.hap1, whole genome shotgun sequence encodes:
- the LOC144369048 gene encoding uncharacterized protein LOC144369048 isoform X4, whose product MGTVPLCFDSSVLAQVIFLFVTISILNPPFLVPTQGEKDENTEEPFRVQSLEPYRQDQLRNELLPVICGRNLHFSSNMGLISWDFIPTQQVLDLLFPSASPSFLGTWVNFHTEASHQPPGSLSLQQLLPYVWLLLSGFNLEHQAHHLLAPTEDGISSQAEPESQADCATSSVPVSAPKPTPEPEPSPREGAEPESRTSGVSTQYSPRPKYTNPMRGRCVIRIYLENERTTQYRSILVTSQDRTPVVIRKALDVHLLQQKDPKNYELLHIVENHQKLRVPADAKVYYGLIGGVHYNFLLRETDASKSLKVKPKEFLEPSVAVASRTPAAVSSSSAVAAGSLPQATQSNECCMRKVTSSSSSLLHSSEQVEDNRFIYILLEGQSERESKRILVTSVDTVKSLIRRALDQNLLQHEDVDNFELLRMIPLHEKIKAPDHSPMYQSRTPRIKYFIVRKRREVKRKES is encoded by the exons atgggaactgtcccattgtgctttgactctagtgtattggcacaagtcatttttctgtttgtcaccatttccattttgaacccaccattcttggtcccaacccagggtgaaaaagatgagaacacggaggaacccttcagggtacagagccttgaaccttataggcaggaccagcttaggaatgagctcctgcctgtcatttgtgggagaaacctacatttcagcagcaacatggggttaatctcctgggatttcatccccacccagcaggtgctggatctcttgttcccaag tgcctcaccttccttcctggggacctgggtgaacttccacaccgaggcttcccatcagcctccaggctctctgagtctgcagcagctgctgccatatGTGTGGCTCCTCCTGAGTGGCTTTAACTTGgagcaccaagcacaccacctgcTGGCCCCTActgaagatggcatatcaagccaggcagagcctgagagccaggcggactgtg ctacaagctcagttcctgtatcggctcctaagccaaccccagagccagagccttctcccagggaaggggcagagccggagtccaggacatcaggggtctccactcagTACTCCCCACGGCCCAAATATACCAATCCGATGAGAGGCAGGTGCGTCATTCGCatctacctggaaaatgaaaggacaacacagtataggagcatcctg gtgacctcccAGGACAGGACTCCAGTCGTAATCCGCAAGGCCTTAGATGtacacttgctccagcagaaggatccaaaaaactatgagcttCTGCATATTGTCgagaaccatcaga agctgagggtcCCTGCTGATGCGAAAGTATATTACGGCCTGATTGGAGGAGTgcattataactttcttcttcgggaaacagatgccagcaagtcgttgaaggtcaagccaaaggag ttcttggagccttctgtggcagtggcatccaggaccccagcagctgtgagcagcagctctgcagtggctgcaggatcattgccccaggccacccaaagcaatgagtgctgcatgagaaaagtcaccagtagcagctcctcactgcttcactccagcgagcaggtggaagacaaccGCTTTATTTAtatcctcctagagggacagagcgaGAGAGAgtcaaagcgcatcctg gtgaccagTGTGGATACAGTGAAgagcctcatccgcagggccttggaccaaaatttgttgcagcatgaggatgtggacaactttgagctgctgagaatgattcctctgcatgaga aaatcaaggccCCTGACCACTCACCCATGTATCAGTCTAGGACCCCGcggataaaatatttcatcgtgaggaaacgccgcgaggtcaagagaaaggag